Proteins co-encoded in one Chlamydiota bacterium genomic window:
- a CDS encoding ASPIC/UnbV domain-containing protein, with translation SAIGTKVYLTATIRGRSVTQFREISGEESGSLMVTFGLGDASVINEITVKWPSGIVQVLQNVAVNQVLTLLESEENLAKKKSKSIHRSAKSMKR, from the coding sequence ATCAGCCATAGGGACTAAAGTTTATCTTACAGCAACGATTCGAGGTCGTTCTGTTACACAGTTCAGAGAAATCTCAGGAGAGGAGAGCGGCAGCCTGATGGTGACATTTGGTTTAGGAGATGCATCCGTTATCAACGAGATTACCGTAAAATGGCCTTCAGGCATCGTTCAAGTCTTGCAAAATGTTGCTGTCAATCAGGTGCTGACCCTTCTTGAAAGTGAAGAGAACTTGGCTAAAAAGAAATCTAAAAGTATACATCGATCTGCAAAGTCCATGAAGCGGTAA
- a CDS encoding ATP-binding protein → MKRLLTSQLISWKQSEQRKPLILKGVRQVGKTWLLKEFGKQYYENTAYFNFEEQVELRQYFETTKDVQRILQSLAMINGTRILPGRTLIIFDEIQECNAALNTLKYFCEVAPEYHIACAGSLLGIKVSKPASFPVGKVEFLTVYPMTFTEFLWASGEEKLVQYTDSIDEFGPIPDIFFNQLHEKMKMYLMTGGMPEPVRAWVKERDIAQVQKILRDILNAYELDFSKHAQTKDRVKLGLIWSSIPSQLSRENKKFMFKAVKEGGRAREYEDALTWLCDAGLGYKIYRNTKPGLPVSAYDDLGAFKLYAVDVGLLRRLALLDPVSYHEGNRLFSEFKGALSENYILQCLIAQYEVMPRYWSSGSTAEVDFIIQRGNDIIPIEVKSDENVRGKSLTFYNQQYAPPIRVRFSLKNLKKDNNLINIPMFLSDHLDKFINLALKERYG, encoded by the coding sequence ATGAAGCGATTATTAACAAGTCAATTGATTTCATGGAAGCAGTCGGAACAGAGAAAACCTCTTATTTTGAAGGGGGTGCGTCAAGTTGGGAAGACGTGGTTGTTGAAGGAATTTGGCAAGCAATATTACGAAAATACGGCTTATTTTAATTTTGAGGAGCAGGTCGAATTAAGACAATATTTCGAAACGACAAAGGATGTTCAGAGAATTTTGCAAAGTCTGGCGATGATCAATGGTACGCGGATCTTACCCGGAAGGACGCTGATCATTTTCGATGAGATTCAGGAATGCAACGCCGCACTCAATACTTTGAAATATTTTTGCGAAGTTGCTCCGGAGTATCATATTGCCTGTGCGGGATCACTATTGGGGATCAAGGTTTCAAAGCCGGCTTCGTTCCCAGTCGGTAAAGTGGAATTTTTAACAGTCTATCCAATGACCTTTACAGAGTTTCTGTGGGCATCAGGAGAAGAAAAACTTGTTCAATACACTGATAGCATTGATGAGTTTGGGCCGATACCCGATATTTTTTTTAATCAGTTGCATGAAAAAATGAAGATGTATCTTATGACGGGAGGTATGCCTGAACCCGTACGTGCCTGGGTCAAGGAAAGGGATATTGCACAAGTTCAAAAAATATTGCGGGACATATTGAACGCCTATGAACTTGATTTTTCAAAACACGCTCAAACAAAAGATAGGGTCAAACTGGGGTTAATCTGGTCCTCGATTCCATCGCAGCTTTCAAGAGAGAATAAGAAGTTCATGTTTAAGGCGGTCAAAGAAGGGGGAAGAGCGAGAGAATACGAAGATGCCCTGACCTGGCTTTGCGATGCTGGCCTTGGATATAAAATATATCGAAATACAAAGCCAGGCCTTCCTGTATCAGCGTATGACGATCTAGGCGCTTTTAAGCTCTATGCGGTTGATGTTGGGCTTTTGCGCCGGTTGGCACTCCTAGATCCCGTGTCGTATCATGAAGGTAACAGGTTGTTCTCGGAGTTTAAAGGAGCCCTTTCCGAGAACTATATCTTACAATGCCTTATTGCTCAATACGAAGTAATGCCCAGATACTGGTCTTCCGGTTCAACAGCTGAGGTTGATTTTATCATTCAGCGCGGTAATGATATTATACCTATAGAAGTTAAATCGGATGAGAACGTGCGAGGCAAGAGTCTCACCTTTTACAATCAACAATATGCTCCTCCTATACGGGTAAGGTTTTCTCTAAAAAATCTAAAAAAGGATAACAATCTTATCAATATTCCAATGTTCTTATCGGATCATCTGGACAAATTTATTAACCTTGCGCTTAAAGAGAGATATGGATAA
- a CDS encoding class I mannose-6-phosphate isomerase, whose translation MEKNLYPLKFKPIFKEKIWGGRNLETLLERRLPQDKKIGESWEICDRGEDQSIVENGPFKGKTLHQLISFFGQKLLGNHFQPPFNRFPLLFKIIDAQEDLSLQVHPNDSYAKAHEKNDSGKTEMWHVIHAEKDAKIYCGLKKGIDKTSFKTTINQNKIEDEVKVYYANTADTFFIPAGTVHALGKGNVVIEIQQNSDLTYRLSDWGRIGLDGKLRPLHIEKSLDVIQFQPSKETSLSGKVTRSTLGVECPYFRVKEEAHQKPFSESIGNEAFQVWIILEGKGSIAGQPFKKGDFMLIPAHIGKVAVELELPLQMLRVLPGNHGE comes from the coding sequence ATGGAAAAAAATTTATATCCCTTAAAATTTAAGCCCATTTTCAAAGAAAAGATCTGGGGAGGAAGAAACCTAGAAACCCTCCTTGAAAGGCGTCTTCCCCAAGACAAAAAAATAGGAGAGTCTTGGGAAATTTGTGACCGAGGAGAAGATCAGTCCATTGTAGAAAATGGTCCATTCAAAGGGAAAACGCTTCATCAACTCATTTCTTTCTTTGGACAAAAACTGCTTGGGAACCATTTTCAGCCTCCTTTCAATCGATTCCCTCTTCTTTTTAAAATCATCGATGCCCAAGAAGATCTAAGCCTCCAGGTTCATCCAAATGATTCTTATGCAAAGGCTCATGAAAAAAATGATTCAGGAAAAACAGAAATGTGGCACGTCATTCATGCTGAAAAAGACGCAAAAATATATTGTGGTCTTAAAAAAGGAATCGACAAGACATCCTTTAAAACAACCATCAATCAAAATAAAATTGAAGATGAAGTGAAAGTTTATTATGCAAATACCGCCGACACTTTTTTCATTCCAGCTGGAACTGTCCATGCCTTAGGAAAAGGAAATGTTGTCATTGAAATCCAGCAAAATTCCGATCTGACCTATCGTTTGAGCGATTGGGGTAGAATAGGTCTCGATGGAAAACTTCGTCCCCTTCACATCGAAAAAAGTTTGGATGTGATTCAGTTTCAACCTTCAAAAGAGACATCTCTTTCGGGCAAGGTGACCCGCTCAACTCTTGGAGTCGAATGCCCTTACTTTAGAGTCAAAGAAGAAGCCCATCAAAAACCTTTTTCAGAATCTATCGGAAATGAAGCGTTTCAGGTATGGATTATCCTTGAAGGGAAAGGATCCATTGCAGGGCAGCCCTTTAAAAAAGGAGATTTTATGCTGATCCCGGCCCATATTGGGAAGGTTGCGGTTGAACTCGAACTTCCTTTACAAATGCTAAGAGTGCTGCCAGGAAATCACGGAGAATAA
- a CDS encoding DUF2029 domain-containing protein encodes MNLTSKKSILKILFWGFWIVLGIVIYFRHGSDFDIFYKGAHAIIFGYSPYYLDPGEVFTPFRYPPSFALLFSPLALLPQGVAKEIWYAMNVFSFILTMILLWKMRKGWGLSEKEGVRSFLIAFLLSLPFIVYHLSVGQSKLFMLFFLVASFYAVEKGKDFWGGLCLIISVVIYFPLILFILFFFLKRNFKFLFGVVLGIVLWFYILPSFFFGIKGNILFLKEWYQTLVGPYLAHPESFGHESSGILKLSSQSLPSAFARLFSVQPGGRWSLYLHENLIDFSPRTLHFLLKGISYMMIGLSSLVLLGKRGPHVRLLEYSLFLILAFLLPSYSLTYNWALLFVPYLGLLSYMEGTVNPKGRCFARMVGGLSVLASFSVISDFLRAISGLFWGTFILWLGILLIVLFTPKYTLRL; translated from the coding sequence ATGAATTTAACTTCTAAAAAATCAATTTTAAAAATCCTTTTTTGGGGTTTTTGGATTGTTTTAGGGATTGTAATTTATTTTCGTCACGGATCTGACTTTGATATTTTTTACAAAGGGGCGCATGCGATAATCTTTGGGTATTCCCCTTATTACTTAGATCCTGGGGAGGTTTTTACCCCTTTTCGATATCCTCCCTCTTTTGCCCTTCTTTTTTCTCCTCTCGCTCTTTTGCCGCAGGGGGTCGCAAAAGAAATATGGTATGCGATGAATGTCTTTTCTTTCATTCTAACCATGATTTTACTTTGGAAAATGAGGAAAGGATGGGGGCTTTCTGAAAAGGAAGGGGTGAGGTCTTTTTTAATCGCCTTTCTTTTATCCTTACCCTTTATCGTCTATCATCTTTCCGTTGGACAATCCAAATTGTTCATGCTTTTCTTTCTCGTGGCTTCATTTTATGCTGTTGAGAAGGGGAAAGATTTTTGGGGGGGATTATGTTTGATCATTTCAGTGGTCATTTATTTTCCTTTGATTCTTTTTATTTTATTTTTCTTTTTGAAAAGAAATTTCAAATTTTTATTTGGGGTAGTTCTTGGAATTGTTTTATGGTTTTATATTCTTCCATCATTTTTTTTCGGAATAAAAGGGAATATTTTATTTTTGAAGGAGTGGTACCAGACCTTGGTAGGTCCTTATCTGGCCCATCCCGAATCTTTTGGACACGAAAGTTCTGGAATTCTTAAATTAAGCAGCCAGTCTTTGCCCAGTGCCTTCGCGAGGCTATTTTCCGTTCAGCCGGGAGGAAGATGGAGCCTTTATCTTCATGAAAATTTAATCGATTTTTCCCCTCGAACACTCCATTTTCTTCTCAAGGGAATTTCTTATATGATGATCGGGCTTTCTAGTTTAGTTTTATTAGGAAAGAGAGGTCCTCACGTCAGGCTTCTAGAATATTCTCTTTTTTTAATCTTAGCCTTTCTTCTCCCCTCCTATTCTCTGACCTATAATTGGGCGCTTCTCTTTGTTCCTTATCTGGGACTTCTCTCATACATGGAAGGGACGGTAAACCCGAAGGGACGGTGCTTTGCAAGAATGGTTGGCGGACTATCGGTGCTCGCTTCTTTTTCTGTCATCTCAGATTTTTTAAGGGCCATCTCAGGACTTTTTTGGGGAACCTTTATTTTATGGTTGGGTATTCTCTTGATCGTGCTCTTTACTCCTAAGTATACGCTGCGCCTATAA
- a CDS encoding 4'-phosphopantetheinyl transferase superfamily protein — MNKILQLGIDLIEVSRAQSIYRNYRDKLGRYLSREERSYIKAHRNKGIAFAEMMAIKEAVFKALELPWLGLEGWRKISLSMKFSRPFSVKLLGSLKTKNIWGGKFWIDVASNKVWVLARVLYEKDLL, encoded by the coding sequence ATGAATAAAATCCTTCAGCTTGGAATTGATTTGATTGAGGTTTCAAGGGCCCAATCCATTTATCGAAACTATCGGGATAAATTAGGACGTTATTTATCTCGAGAGGAACGGTCTTATATTAAGGCTCATCGAAATAAGGGGATTGCCTTTGCAGAAATGATGGCCATCAAAGAAGCCGTTTTTAAAGCTCTTGAGCTTCCTTGGTTAGGTTTAGAAGGTTGGAGAAAAATTTCTTTAAGTATGAAATTTTCACGGCCGTTTTCTGTGAAGCTCTTGGGAAGTTTAAAAACAAAAAATATTTGGGGTGGAAAATTCTGGATTGATGTGGCTTCTAACAAAGTTTGGGTGTTAGCCAGGGTTCTTTACGAAAAGGATTTGTTATGA